One genomic window of Microbacterium sp. BH-3-3-3 includes the following:
- a CDS encoding sugar-binding transcriptional regulator, with translation MVTQAEERSRDALRAAQLYYMQDLTMDAIAHEMRVSRSSVSRLLQHARDVGLVTISISPPDDARGQMAQRIADRFGITAHVVPTPARTSEAERLERTALTAARILAERVESSMTVGVAWGSTLSAVARHVPLKDVHDTHIVQMNGAANVRTSGIPYAGEILSKFGTAWSSSVHQFPVPALFDDPRTKQAMWRERSVRSVLEIQQRVGLFVFGLGSPHADVPSHVYSGDYFDERDRAVIEREGIVGDCATVFYRADGSSDVPELNARSSGPDLDTVRRIPRRFCVVSSLSKLDGLRGALAAGLITELVVEESLARRLLSVTR, from the coding sequence ATGGTGACGCAGGCGGAAGAGCGGTCCCGTGACGCACTGCGCGCGGCGCAGCTGTACTACATGCAGGACCTGACGATGGACGCCATCGCGCACGAGATGCGCGTGTCACGCTCGTCGGTGTCGCGCCTGCTCCAGCACGCCCGCGACGTGGGCCTCGTCACGATCTCGATCAGCCCGCCCGACGACGCACGGGGCCAGATGGCACAGCGCATCGCCGACCGATTCGGCATCACCGCGCACGTCGTGCCGACCCCGGCCCGCACCTCCGAGGCCGAGCGTCTGGAGCGCACGGCGCTGACCGCGGCGCGCATCCTCGCCGAGCGGGTGGAGTCGTCGATGACCGTCGGCGTCGCCTGGGGGTCGACCCTCTCGGCCGTCGCCCGTCACGTGCCGCTGAAAGACGTGCACGACACCCACATCGTGCAGATGAACGGAGCCGCGAACGTGCGCACCTCCGGCATCCCGTACGCCGGCGAGATCCTGTCGAAGTTCGGCACCGCCTGGTCGTCGTCGGTGCACCAATTCCCGGTGCCCGCGCTGTTCGACGACCCCCGCACCAAGCAGGCGATGTGGCGGGAGCGCTCGGTGCGCTCCGTGCTCGAGATCCAGCAGCGCGTCGGCCTGTTCGTCTTTGGCCTCGGCTCGCCGCACGCCGACGTGCCCTCGCACGTCTACAGCGGCGACTACTTCGACGAGCGCGACCGCGCCGTCATCGAACGCGAGGGCATCGTGGGGGACTGCGCGACGGTGTTCTACCGCGCCGACGGCTCGAGCGACGTCCCCGAACTGAACGCGCGCTCCAGCGGGCCCGACCTCGACACGGTCCGGCGCATTCCGCGCCGCTTCTGCGTCGTGTCGAGCCTCTCGAAGCTCGACGGCCTGCGCGGGGCCCTCGCCGCCGGTCTGATCACGGAGCTCGTCGTCGAGGAGTCGCTGGCGCGCCGCCTGCTGAGCGTGACCCGCTGA
- the dhaL gene encoding dihydroxyacetone kinase subunit DhaL — MSGTVALDDLVSWIRAFRDTVQQHKDELTQLDSAIGDADHGSNMARGLDAVVARLDPRPASPTDLFKTVGMTLVSSVGGASGPLYGTLFLRMGPALSEGEVDATTLGAALRAGVEGVVARGKAELGDKTMIDALWPAVDAWDTAAAAGATPAAAARAAAEAAARGRDATEPLVARKGRASYLGERSAGHLDPGATSATMLLEALRDTLAAAE; from the coding sequence ATGAGCGGCACCGTCGCACTCGACGACCTCGTGTCGTGGATCCGAGCGTTCCGCGACACCGTCCAGCAGCACAAAGACGAGCTGACGCAGCTCGACTCCGCCATCGGCGACGCCGATCACGGCTCGAACATGGCGCGCGGTCTCGATGCCGTCGTCGCGCGGCTCGACCCCCGTCCCGCCAGCCCGACCGACCTGTTCAAGACCGTCGGAATGACGCTCGTCTCGTCGGTCGGCGGCGCGAGCGGTCCGCTGTACGGCACCCTCTTCCTGCGCATGGGGCCCGCGCTGAGCGAGGGAGAGGTGGATGCCACCACCCTCGGCGCCGCCCTGCGCGCCGGCGTCGAGGGGGTCGTCGCCCGGGGCAAGGCCGAGCTCGGCGACAAGACGATGATCGACGCGCTCTGGCCCGCCGTGGACGCCTGGGACACCGCCGCGGCCGCCGGGGCGACACCCGCCGCCGCCGCGCGGGCCGCGGCCGAGGCGGCGGCCCGCGGTCGCGACGCGACCGAGCCGCTCGTGGCCCGCAAGGGCCGCGCGAGCTACCTCGGCGAGCGCAGCGCCGGCCACCTCGACCCCGGGGCGACCTCGGCGACGATGCTGCTCGAGGCCCTGCGCGACACGTTGGCGGCGGCCGAGTGA
- a CDS encoding glycerol-3-phosphate dehydrogenase/oxidase has protein sequence MSSPATQLRADVQALRDAENLDVLIIGGGINGLATLRDLALQGVSVALVERGDFVSGASSASSHMVHGGIRYLENGEFRLVKEAVTERNDLLKTAPHYVKPLETTIPIYKTFSGILSAPFRLLVTHGRGKPNERGALLIKVGLIMYDTFSRDGGSVPRHKFLGKKKSLTELPQLNPDLAYTATYFDASMHDPERIALDVLRDGIEAGAGRTQAVNYVSAVGADANGVRVRDEVSGEEFSVKAKVVLNTAGPWTDLANSAMGLTTQFMGGTKGSHIVLDNPELFAATGGREIFFEHSDGRIVLIYPLKDRVLVGTTDIDADPSKPVVCTDDEIEYFFDLIGHVFPRVAVDRSQIVYTFSGIRPLPRHDDTAPGFVSRDYRIVEDEVAGVPSMSLVGGKWTTFRALAEHLSMKTLQKLRRPHRISTQGLPIGGGAGFPSTPEQRRRWIATRTNAHSAELVDAMLERYGTRADAILAVLPAEPTALADAAGYYREELVWIAQNEQVVHLIDVLLRRTHLAFVGGMTERTLREVAETIAEPLGWDSDRVDEEVNRTTEILRSAHRVDLASAGVARI, from the coding sequence ATGTCGTCCCCCGCAACACAGCTCCGCGCCGACGTCCAGGCGCTCCGCGACGCCGAGAACCTCGACGTCCTCATCATCGGCGGGGGCATCAACGGCCTCGCCACCCTCCGCGATCTCGCCCTGCAGGGCGTCAGCGTCGCCCTCGTCGAGCGCGGCGACTTCGTGTCGGGCGCCTCGTCGGCGTCGAGCCACATGGTGCACGGCGGTATCCGTTACCTCGAGAACGGCGAGTTCCGCCTCGTCAAAGAGGCCGTGACCGAGCGCAACGACCTGCTCAAGACCGCGCCCCACTACGTCAAGCCGCTCGAGACGACGATCCCGATCTACAAGACGTTCTCCGGCATCCTGTCGGCGCCCTTCCGCCTGCTCGTCACGCACGGCCGCGGAAAGCCCAACGAGCGTGGTGCGCTGCTGATCAAGGTCGGCCTCATCATGTACGACACCTTCTCGCGCGACGGCGGCTCCGTTCCCCGCCACAAGTTCCTCGGCAAGAAGAAGTCGCTGACCGAGCTCCCCCAGCTCAACCCCGACCTGGCTTACACGGCCACGTACTTCGATGCCTCGATGCACGACCCCGAGCGCATCGCGCTCGACGTGCTGCGCGATGGCATCGAAGCCGGCGCCGGTCGCACCCAGGCCGTCAACTACGTCTCGGCCGTCGGCGCCGACGCGAACGGCGTTCGCGTGCGCGACGAGGTCTCGGGCGAGGAGTTCTCGGTCAAGGCGAAGGTCGTGCTCAACACCGCCGGCCCCTGGACCGACCTCGCGAACTCCGCCATGGGGCTCACGACGCAGTTCATGGGCGGCACCAAGGGCTCGCACATCGTGCTCGACAACCCGGAGCTGTTCGCGGCGACCGGTGGGCGAGAGATCTTCTTCGAGCACTCCGACGGCCGCATCGTGCTCATCTACCCGCTCAAGGACCGCGTCCTCGTCGGCACGACCGACATCGACGCCGACCCGTCGAAGCCGGTCGTGTGCACCGACGACGAGATCGAGTACTTCTTCGACCTGATCGGCCACGTGTTCCCCCGCGTCGCCGTCGACCGCTCGCAGATCGTGTACACCTTCTCGGGTATCCGTCCGCTCCCCCGCCACGACGACACCGCGCCCGGCTTCGTGTCGCGCGACTACCGCATCGTCGAGGACGAGGTCGCCGGTGTCCCCTCGATGAGCCTCGTCGGCGGCAAGTGGACCACGTTCCGCGCGCTGGCCGAGCACTTGAGCATGAAAACGCTGCAGAAGCTGCGTCGTCCGCACCGCATCAGCACGCAGGGCCTGCCCATCGGCGGCGGCGCGGGCTTCCCCTCGACCCCCGAGCAGCGGCGCCGCTGGATCGCCACGCGCACGAATGCGCACTCGGCCGAGCTCGTGGATGCCATGCTCGAGCGGTACGGCACGCGCGCCGACGCGATCCTCGCGGTTCTCCCCGCCGAGCCCACCGCCCTGGCAGACGCGGCCGGTTACTACCGCGAAGAGCTGGTCTGGATCGCCCAGAACGAGCAGGTCGTGCACCTGATCGACGTGCTGCTGCGCCGCACCCACCTCGCCTTCGTGGGCGGGATGACCGAGCGCACGCTGCGAGAGGTCGCCGAGACGATTGCGGAGCCCCTCGGTTGGGACTCCGACCGTGTCGACGAAGAAGTGAACCGTACGACCGAGATCCTGCGCTCCGCCCACCGCGTCGATCTGGCATCGGCCGGCGTCGCGCGAATCTGA
- the dhaM gene encoding dihydroxyacetone kinase phosphoryl donor subunit DhaM translates to MIGIVAVSHSRALADAAVHLALQMGGEQPPGVRVAAGGPDGDLGTDAVAIAAAIDDADSGDGVLVLMDLGSAILSAETALEFVAVPDRVRLSSAPFVEGLVAAVVTAAGGADLDAVAAEVRGAGAAKQRQLGEGEATASADRDDEPTAHGIDSQSSAPLGEKDAISFETVFVNPSGLHARPAATFVKAASRYDAEVRIADLDAGSDEVSARSLLALMALGVRQGARVRVSASGPQARQALDELRALIDEGFGER, encoded by the coding sequence GTGATCGGGATCGTCGCGGTCTCGCACAGCCGCGCGCTGGCCGATGCCGCCGTGCACCTGGCCCTGCAGATGGGCGGCGAGCAGCCGCCCGGGGTGCGCGTGGCCGCGGGCGGTCCCGACGGCGATCTGGGCACGGATGCCGTCGCCATCGCCGCCGCGATCGACGACGCCGACTCCGGCGACGGGGTGCTCGTGCTGATGGACCTCGGTTCCGCGATCCTCAGCGCCGAGACCGCCCTCGAGTTCGTCGCCGTGCCCGATCGGGTGAGGCTGAGCTCCGCGCCGTTCGTCGAGGGGCTCGTGGCCGCGGTGGTCACCGCGGCCGGCGGCGCCGATCTCGACGCCGTGGCCGCCGAGGTGCGGGGCGCGGGCGCAGCGAAACAGCGTCAGCTCGGCGAGGGCGAGGCCACGGCATCCGCGGATCGCGACGACGAACCGACGGCGCACGGCATCGACTCCCAGAGTTCTGCACCCTTAGGCGAGAAGGACGCGATCTCGTTCGAGACGGTGTTCGTCAACCCGTCGGGCCTGCACGCGCGCCCGGCGGCCACGTTCGTCAAGGCGGCGTCGCGGTACGACGCCGAGGTGCGTATCGCCGACCTCGACGCGGGCTCCGACGAAGTGTCGGCGCGGAGCCTCCTCGCCCTGATGGCGCTCGGCGTCCGGCAGGGTGCACGGGTGCGGGTGAGCGCGAGTGGCCCGCAGGCCCGTCAGGCCCTCGACGAGCTCCGCGCCCTGATCGACGAGGGCTTCGGCGAGCGCTGA